TACGCGTTCGGCAGCAAACCTGAAGCGGATGGTTCAATGGTGGTGACGCTCTGCCTGACCGGTTCGTTTAACAGTGACGTTCCCTTTCGCGGATGGGCGATGCGTATCACTCCCGATGGGAAAACGATACCGATGACAAGCGGCGTTCGTTCGCCCGGTGGTGTCGGCAAAAACGCAAACGGCGACATCTTCTACACGGACAACCAAGGCCCTTGGAACGGAACCTGTGGGCTGAAACTGCTCAAGCAAGGTATGTTTGTTGGACATCCCGGTGGATGGAAGTGGTACGACGATTGCCGAGACGTCATGGGTGCAACGCCAACTGAACCCGTCAGCGGCAGTCGGTTGAATGTTGAAATGAAACGAATCCCCGAGTTGATTCCACCGGCGATCAAGTTTCCCTATGACAAGATGGGAAAGAGCGCATCGGGAATTGCCTGCGATACGAGCGAAGGAAAGTTTGGGCCATTTGCTGGCCAACTGTTCGTCGGTGACCAAACGCAAAGCATGATCATGCGGGTGGACTTAGAAGTGGTCGACGGGCTCTATCAAGGAGCCTGCTTTCCTTTCCGAAAAGGTTTCGCGTCCGGGAACGTAGGAGTGGAAATGGGCCCCAGCGGATCGCTTTTTGTCGGTGGAACGAGTCGCGGCTGGGGCAGTGTTGGGAATCGTCCCTTTGCCGTTGAACGATTGAATTGGACTGGCGAGCTTCCCACCGAAATTCATTCGATGAGATTGGCGGCCGATGGGTCCGAAGGATTTGATCTGACGTTCACCCAACCGATGACGCAAGAGTCTGCAACAGATTTGGCGAGCTACCAAATATCGACTTACACATACGAATACCGCTCGGAATACGGAAGCCCCGAGGTCGACGCGACCACCCCGACGATTACTTCGGCAACGCTTTCCGAAGACGGCTTAACGCTTCGACTACTCATCGACGGACTGCAGATTGACCACGTCCACGAACTGCATTGCCAAGGCCTGCGAAGTCGCGAAGGGCTGCCCCTGTTGCATGATGCCGCGTATTACACCGTCAACCGATTTCGTCCCGCAGCAAAAAACACTTCGTCCCAGCCTTAAAGAGCTGGGCCGACCGTGCGATTACGGTTTCCAATAGTCCGCAATATCTTTCGTCATCTCAGCAACCAACTTTGGATGATCTTCAGCGACATTTTCCATTTCGCTTGGATCACTTTGCAAATCGAATAGTTGGGGGGAAGACGAACGATCTGCGTGAGCGGACGCATACCGATTCACTTCGCCATCCTGGCCCATCAATAGCTTCCACCGTCCTTTGATCGTCCAAAGGTACAACAGCGAAGCCGATGGATCGTTTAGGTCGGCGATATCATGCGCGAAGCCCTCTCCGTAAATTTGATCACGTTGAATTTCAGATTGATCTAGCAAATGAGGCAAGAGGTTGAGCCCTGGGAATTCTGCAGGAACCTCTGCCCCAGCCACAGCCAAAATGGTGGCGGGGATGTCCAAGCTTGTCGCAAGTTCTTGGCGCTGCTGTGGTGCAATCTTATTAGGCCAATGATAGAGAATCGGTGTGCGAATTCCTCCTTCATTGGGAGACTGTTTGGATCGAGGTGCAAACCCGCGTCGGTCGACGTTTTGAATCCAGCCGTTGTCGGTAACGTAGACGATCAAAGTATTCTCACTGAGCTTGCGTTGCTCGATCTCGCCAATCAACTCTCCGCAAGTTTCGTCAAACCATTCACACATCGCGTGGTACTTCGCAAGCGGCAATGAGTCAGTCTTAGCGGTGTACTTCTTGAGTAATCGCGGCGGAGGATTGTGAGGCTCGTGGGGTAGGAACGGAGCGTACCAAAGAAAAAACGGCTTCGATTGTTCCTGAGCTTCGTCCAGAAAATCCCTGATTGGCTCGATTCCTTTTCGCCCAATCGTTAATCCATCGTCACCGTGTCGACCGCCCTGTTGCGGAAACCCTCGCGTCATTCCATGCGTGAATCCACTACGTTGGAAGCTGCCTTCCCATAGCTTGCCGCTTTGGTGCGAAAGGTATCCCACTTCCTTCAAGCGAGCGGGAAGGGTCTTAAACCGATCAATGTTTGAAATCAGTTCTTCGCACCTAACCTTATACAAGTCGCTACCGACCGCTGCGTACTTCGGTGAAGGGTCATTCCCGGTAATGCCGTGTGACGATGCGTAATGTCCCGTCAACAAGGTCGCCAGGGATGGCCGGCACAAGGCGGTGGGAACATAGCCACGATCAAATCTCGCCCCCTCACGAGCCAAGCGATCTAGATTCGGCGTTTCAATTTCAGAATGCCCCATGAAGCCGTAATCATTCCAGGCTTGATCGTCCGAAATGATCAGGACAACATTGGGCGGCGAGGAATCTTGACGGGCATCGTCCCTGGCAACTGAATCATCAGCCATCAATGCACCAGTCAGCAATCGATCCGTCACTAGCAGCCAAACGGCAATGCAGACTACGCGTGAAGGCAGTCCAAACTTATTCGTCGTCATCAATGGGTTCATCCAGGATCAAGTCATCGAAATCGTACCAAGCCGAAATGGTATGGTTGTGACAGTCGACGAAATACTTCCATCGTTTCGCAACGTAATCCCAAGATTGCTTGGTGATCACACCTTGGTGAACGGATTCAGGTAGATGAATCCGAACATCATCATAGAGAAA
This region of Rubripirellula amarantea genomic DNA includes:
- a CDS encoding DUF7133 domain-containing protein, encoding MRFKAAIIAVSILPLLSVPTLAVGQEQPNESDYYRLTTFELPEGETIEACGLQVIPNGNLAICTRRGDVFMVTDPLSDTVSASQFSLYARGLHEPLSLGWHDGWLYATQRPEVTRMRDSDGDGRADEFETVADGWGVSGDYHEYAFGSKPEADGSMVVTLCLTGSFNSDVPFRGWAMRITPDGKTIPMTSGVRSPGGVGKNANGDIFYTDNQGPWNGTCGLKLLKQGMFVGHPGGWKWYDDCRDVMGATPTEPVSGSRLNVEMKRIPELIPPAIKFPYDKMGKSASGIACDTSEGKFGPFAGQLFVGDQTQSMIMRVDLEVVDGLYQGACFPFRKGFASGNVGVEMGPSGSLFVGGTSRGWGSVGNRPFAVERLNWTGELPTEIHSMRLAADGSEGFDLTFTQPMTQESATDLASYQISTYTYEYRSEYGSPEVDATTPTITSATLSEDGLTLRLLIDGLQIDHVHELHCQGLRSREGLPLLHDAAYYTVNRFRPAAKNTSSQP
- a CDS encoding sulfatase family protein, which gives rise to MTTNKFGLPSRVVCIAVWLLVTDRLLTGALMADDSVARDDARQDSSPPNVVLIISDDQAWNDYGFMGHSEIETPNLDRLAREGARFDRGYVPTALCRPSLATLLTGHYASSHGITGNDPSPKYAAVGSDLYKVRCEELISNIDRFKTLPARLKEVGYLSHQSGKLWEGSFQRSGFTHGMTRGFPQQGGRHGDDGLTIGRKGIEPIRDFLDEAQEQSKPFFLWYAPFLPHEPHNPPPRLLKKYTAKTDSLPLAKYHAMCEWFDETCGELIGEIEQRKLSENTLIVYVTDNGWIQNVDRRGFAPRSKQSPNEGGIRTPILYHWPNKIAPQQRQELATSLDIPATILAVAGAEVPAEFPGLNLLPHLLDQSEIQRDQIYGEGFAHDIADLNDPSASLLYLWTIKGRWKLLMGQDGEVNRYASAHADRSSSPQLFDLQSDPSEMENVAEDHPKLVAEMTKDIADYWKP